Proteins from a single region of Magnetospirillum sp. WYHS-4:
- a CDS encoding DUF6362 family protein has translation MADRKWTAKMVEDRIEEAADTLRRLPEQKVQGFFGTWPPVVRDFWEAFGWEEARIRRGPPQPGAIDRMDEVMIWLTWLEADDARIVWLRACRTPWKLITWRFGMSRTTAWRNWVAALLTIAARLDGASTPRRTDDAA, from the coding sequence ATGGCTGACCGCAAATGGACCGCCAAGATGGTGGAGGACCGCATCGAGGAAGCGGCCGACACCCTGCGCCGCCTGCCCGAGCAGAAGGTCCAGGGGTTCTTCGGCACCTGGCCGCCGGTGGTGCGCGACTTCTGGGAAGCCTTCGGCTGGGAGGAAGCCCGCATCCGCCGTGGCCCGCCCCAGCCCGGCGCCATCGACCGCATGGACGAGGTGATGATCTGGCTCACCTGGCTGGAGGCCGACGATGCCCGCATCGTCTGGCTCCGGGCCTGCCGCACGCCATGGAAGCTGATCACCTGGCGCTTCGGCATGAGCCGCACCACCGCTTGGCGCAACTGGGTCGCGGCCCTGCTCACCATCGCGGCGCGGCTCGACGGCGCATCAACACCGAGGCGAACCGATGACGCGGCGTGA
- a CDS encoding type II toxin-antitoxin system RelE/ParE family toxin produces the protein MTFEVLLSEDAERDIEDIYFYVARHDAVEKADRLLAALEETCSGLSELPERGNVPKELEPLGMTEFREVHYKPYRVIYRIIGRQVIVYCVLDGRRDMQSLLQRRLIR, from the coding sequence GTGACCTTCGAGGTACTGCTGTCCGAGGACGCCGAGCGGGACATCGAGGACATCTATTTCTACGTCGCTCGCCATGACGCGGTGGAGAAGGCTGATCGCCTGCTCGCCGCCCTGGAGGAAACCTGCTCAGGCCTCTCGGAACTTCCGGAACGCGGCAACGTGCCGAAGGAACTGGAGCCCCTCGGCATGACCGAGTTCCGGGAAGTGCATTACAAGCCCTACCGGGTGATCTACCGGATCATCGGCCGGCAGGTAATCGTCTATTGCGTTCTCGACGGTCGCCGCGACATGCAGAGTCTGTTGCAGCGCCGCCTTATCCGCTAA
- a CDS encoding DUF3489 domain-containing protein: MTKLTDTQLVVLTAAVQRDGNLVQPLPAHLKGGAATKVVDGLIAKGLVEEVDAQRGEPFWRETGDGHGTTLVATDAALSLLGIKETGATRAADVTPARKTREGSKQGALIGMLKRPEGASIAEIVDAFGWQPHTVRGAIAGALKKKLGLTVTSEKVDDRGRVYRIPG; the protein is encoded by the coding sequence ATGACCAAGCTCACCGACACCCAACTGGTCGTCCTCACCGCCGCAGTCCAACGCGATGGCAACCTCGTGCAGCCCCTTCCGGCCCACCTCAAGGGCGGGGCCGCCACCAAGGTGGTCGACGGGTTGATCGCCAAGGGGCTGGTCGAGGAAGTCGACGCCCAGCGCGGCGAGCCTTTCTGGCGCGAAACCGGCGATGGCCATGGGACGACGCTGGTCGCCACCGATGCCGCCTTGAGCCTCCTCGGCATCAAGGAGACCGGGGCGACCAGGGCGGCGGACGTAACGCCGGCCCGCAAGACCCGAGAGGGCAGCAAGCAGGGGGCCTTGATCGGCATGCTGAAGCGCCCCGAGGGCGCCAGCATCGCCGAGATCGTCGATGCCTTCGGCTGGCAGCCGCATACGGTGCGCGGGGCCATCGCCGGGGCGCTCAAGAAGAAACTGGGCCTCACCGTGACCAGCGAGAAGGTCGATGATCGGGGGCGAGTCTACCGCATCCCCGGATGA
- a CDS encoding type II toxin-antitoxin system Phd/YefM family antitoxin, producing the protein MKLSEQVKPISYLKAHAPEVIRGLADNQEPVIITLHGEAKAVLQDIGAYEQTQETLALLKVLALTGKAVDEGKVRPAAEAFAGIRDRVKKARP; encoded by the coding sequence ATGAAACTTTCGGAACAGGTCAAGCCGATCAGCTACCTGAAGGCCCATGCCCCGGAGGTCATTCGCGGGCTGGCCGACAATCAGGAGCCGGTCATCATCACGCTGCACGGCGAGGCCAAGGCGGTGCTCCAGGACATCGGCGCCTACGAGCAGACCCAGGAGACCCTGGCCCTGCTCAAGGTGCTGGCCCTGACCGGCAAGGCGGTCGACGAAGGTAAGGTCCGGCCGGCGGCCGAGGCCTTCGCCGGGATCCGGGACCGGGTAAAGAAGGCCCGGCCGTGA
- a CDS encoding site-specific DNA-methyltransferase — MAHPLPEAVEQMPLDRLIPYARNARTHSDDQVAQIAASIVEFGWTNPVLVDGQGNIIAGHGRVLAARRLGLDVVPVLVLDHLTDAQRRAYVLADNRLALNAGWDEELLAAELHALNGDGFDLTLTGFDQADLDRLMAPLDDAPEENGDPGEDQEDDPPEPPRDPVSRSGDLWCLGEHRLLCGNSTDPDAVARLMGDDRASLLFTSPPYGNQRDYTTGGVKDWDALMQGVFVHIPMADDGQVLVNLGLIHRDNEWQPYWQEWLEWMRAQNWRRFGWYVWDQGPGLPGDWNGRLAPAFEFVFHFNRQSRRANKTVPCKWAGHVQDAKGGLRSKDGHVGEWTHAGQGVQETRIPDNVIRITRHKARGIETEHPAVFPIKLAVFAMETWGEEGDLVYEPFSGSGTTLIAGQNTGRRVRAMELAPEYVDVAILRWRELFPDAPVTLAETGQTFEVVALARGKTISG; from the coding sequence ATGGCCCATCCGCTTCCCGAAGCGGTCGAGCAGATGCCGCTCGACCGGCTGATCCCCTATGCCCGGAACGCCCGGACGCACTCCGACGATCAGGTGGCGCAGATCGCCGCTTCCATCGTCGAATTCGGATGGACCAATCCGGTGCTGGTGGACGGTCAGGGCAACATCATCGCCGGCCATGGACGGGTGCTGGCCGCCAGGCGGCTCGGGCTCGATGTCGTGCCGGTGCTGGTGCTCGACCATCTGACCGACGCCCAGCGGCGCGCTTACGTGCTGGCCGACAACCGGCTTGCCTTGAACGCAGGCTGGGACGAGGAATTGCTGGCGGCCGAACTGCATGCGCTGAACGGCGACGGGTTTGACCTGACGTTGACCGGTTTCGACCAGGCCGATCTCGACCGCCTGATGGCCCCGCTCGATGATGCGCCGGAAGAAAATGGCGATCCGGGTGAGGACCAGGAGGACGACCCGCCCGAGCCGCCCCGTGACCCGGTGTCGCGGTCGGGCGACCTGTGGTGCCTGGGCGAACACCGCCTGCTTTGCGGCAACAGCACCGATCCGGATGCCGTCGCCCGGCTGATGGGTGACGACCGGGCGTCACTGCTGTTCACCTCGCCGCCCTACGGCAACCAGCGGGACTACACCACCGGCGGCGTCAAGGATTGGGACGCCCTGATGCAGGGCGTCTTCGTGCATATCCCCATGGCCGACGACGGCCAGGTGCTGGTCAACCTCGGGCTGATCCATCGCGACAACGAATGGCAGCCCTACTGGCAGGAATGGCTGGAGTGGATGCGCGCCCAGAATTGGCGGCGCTTCGGCTGGTACGTCTGGGATCAGGGACCGGGCCTGCCCGGTGACTGGAACGGACGGCTGGCTCCCGCCTTCGAGTTCGTCTTCCACTTCAATCGCCAGTCCCGCAGGGCCAACAAGACGGTGCCCTGCAAGTGGGCAGGTCATGTACAGGATGCCAAGGGCGGCCTGCGGTCCAAGGACGGCCATGTCGGCGAATGGACCCATGCCGGCCAGGGCGTCCAGGAGACCCGCATCCCCGACAACGTCATCCGCATCACGCGGCACAAGGCGCGCGGCATCGAGACCGAGCACCCGGCGGTGTTCCCGATCAAGCTGGCGGTCTTCGCCATGGAAACCTGGGGCGAGGAAGGCGATCTTGTCTACGAGCCCTTCTCGGGATCCGGCACAACCCTCATTGCCGGGCAGAACACCGGGCGTCGCGTCCGGGCCATGGAACTGGCGCCCGAGTATGTGGATGTGGCGATCCTGCGCTGGCGCGAGTTGTTTCCCGATGCGCCGGTGACCTTGGCCGAAACCGGCCAGACCTTCGAAGTCGTCGCTCTGGCGCGCGGCAAGACGATTAGCGGATAA
- a CDS encoding site-specific DNA-methyltransferase: MPHEPRQVEHWPVERLLPYAANARTHSDEQVAQIAGSIAEFGFNVPCLVDDRGVLIAGHGRLMAARRLGLAEVPVIRLGHLTDAQARAFRLADNQIALNSGWDDALLSAELARLREDGFDLDLLGFSDDDLDRLMAEESGEGPGDGNEDDVPDPPADPITRPGDLWLLGKHRLLCGDATVATDVERLLAGAEPHLMVTDPPYGVDYDPGWRNEAGVSATPRTGKVTNDHRADWREAWALFPGDVAYVWHAGVHARTVAESLEVCDFRIRSQIVWSKPRFVLGRGDYHWQHEPCWYAVREGATGHWQGARDQATVWSIGHDGEEDEATVHGTQKPVECMRRPILNNSAEGDAIYEPFCGSGTTLIAAETTGRVCLGIEIDPRYCDVIVERWQRLTGGKAILEADGSAFDDLATKREAA; encoded by the coding sequence ATGCCCCATGAACCCCGCCAGGTCGAGCATTGGCCGGTCGAGCGGCTGCTGCCCTATGCCGCCAACGCCCGTACCCACAGCGACGAACAGGTGGCGCAGATCGCGGGATCGATCGCCGAGTTCGGCTTCAACGTCCCCTGCCTGGTGGACGATCGCGGCGTGCTGATCGCCGGCCATGGCCGTCTGATGGCGGCGCGTCGTCTCGGGCTGGCCGAGGTGCCGGTGATCCGGCTCGGCCATCTCACCGATGCCCAGGCCCGCGCCTTCCGCCTGGCCGACAACCAGATCGCGCTCAATTCCGGCTGGGACGATGCGCTGCTGTCCGCCGAACTGGCCCGCCTGCGCGAGGACGGCTTCGACCTCGATCTGCTCGGCTTCTCCGACGACGATCTTGATCGCCTGATGGCCGAGGAATCCGGAGAGGGGCCGGGAGACGGGAACGAAGATGATGTGCCCGATCCGCCCGCCGATCCCATCACCCGCCCCGGCGATCTCTGGCTGCTGGGAAAGCACCGGCTGCTCTGCGGCGACGCCACCGTCGCCACCGATGTCGAGCGCCTGCTGGCCGGAGCGGAGCCGCACCTGATGGTGACCGACCCGCCCTATGGCGTCGATTACGATCCCGGCTGGCGCAACGAGGCCGGGGTCTCGGCCACCCCCCGTACCGGCAAGGTGACCAACGACCACCGCGCCGACTGGCGCGAGGCCTGGGCGCTGTTCCCCGGTGACGTGGCCTATGTCTGGCACGCGGGCGTCCACGCCCGAACCGTCGCCGAGAGCCTGGAGGTCTGCGACTTCCGCATCCGCTCCCAGATAGTCTGGTCCAAGCCGCGCTTCGTGCTGGGGCGCGGCGACTACCACTGGCAGCACGAGCCGTGCTGGTATGCGGTGCGCGAAGGCGCCACCGGCCATTGGCAGGGCGCCCGCGACCAGGCCACCGTCTGGTCCATCGGCCATGACGGTGAGGAGGACGAGGCCACGGTCCACGGCACCCAGAAGCCGGTGGAATGCATGCGCCGCCCGATCCTCAACAACAGCGCCGAGGGGGACGCCATCTACGAGCCCTTCTGTGGCAGCGGCACCACCCTGATCGCCGCCGAGACCACCGGGCGCGTCTGTCTCGGGATCGAGATCGATCCCCGCTACTGCGACGTCATCGTCGAACGCTGGCAGAGGCTCACCGGCGGCAAGGCCATCCTGGAGGCGGACGGCAGTGCCTTCGATGACCTCGCCACGAAACGCGAGGCGGCATGA